A window of the Glaciimonas sp. CA11.2 genome harbors these coding sequences:
- a CDS encoding PD-(D/E)XK nuclease family protein: MLPPSLLKSRLTLHSIPPSNAFWPEVARALSAASLESGGENNRDLSAWRVVVPAFAHAHLLRAALASALPGAFVPPRINTLSALLDTLPPALNAPIASAGSERLMRLYSELRQHAWLKKIFTARRNTDLLPLAQTLLSLSDELTQALLPSMQDASDVAQRWQTALEELTPSSRELLSDETELVWSIWKSQLDGDDALAVRFGQMLRFAAQANSPLAWISSVEPEPMERAFLQAYAQYQPVLQISLDWRVDTIASAYTTAWPELIDVAATPESQLPTPPDDLFASAEFNVALPPGIALCAAQSIEDEAVQGAQTVLDWLHAGKTQLAIVAQDRVVARRIRALLERAQVHVADETGWKLSTTRAASAIAAWFDVVTQRGETTALLDFLKSPFALADMPDKSAQVMAVEIALRRANVLGEWNSVIYALTDLPDAQKMVATLAQQANLYAGRKTLRGWINTGTVFEVLGMTSALNADPAGQQVLQMLQNIAGMEDDEGGDALFSFSEWRALVNLQMDETSFISPAIDRRVVMLPLNGARLRHFDAVLMVGADSSHLPSQPQETLFFANTVRRELNLATRESRQRQQMRDVAELLAMNPLVVLSWQAHQDGEPNPVSPWIERLELTLARSGAASLPRHRAPIVERSLLEIPAAMPAPVASALRPTRLSSSGYNSFVSCPYQFFAQRMLRLTSLDELSDMPEKRDYGGWLHQILETYHETIRDEAIANNHDQRVAVLVDISQQLFDKVIAKNAAALGYYARWQKVISAYVMWANEREANGWNFVFGEQAYEKILPLRTGEITLHGRVDRIDQNDAGERAVLDYKSNSIAVLNKKLKDHEDHQLAFYGLLSDVSVDAAHYVALEITKDKIGDVVAQDYAQAQKMLEEHIKDTMQAISDGAPMVANGAESVCQYCDVRGLCRKGAW; encoded by the coding sequence ATGTTGCCACCGTCTTTATTAAAATCCCGCTTGACGTTGCACTCTATTCCGCCTTCCAACGCGTTTTGGCCGGAAGTGGCGCGTGCTTTATCGGCAGCCTCGCTTGAAAGCGGAGGCGAAAATAATCGTGATCTGTCTGCCTGGCGAGTGGTCGTTCCGGCATTTGCGCACGCGCATCTGTTAAGAGCGGCACTGGCGAGCGCACTACCGGGTGCATTTGTACCGCCGCGGATTAATACCTTATCAGCCCTGCTTGATACCTTACCGCCAGCGTTGAATGCTCCTATCGCCAGCGCAGGTAGTGAACGGTTGATGCGGTTGTATTCGGAGTTACGACAGCATGCCTGGCTGAAAAAAATATTTACCGCGAGGCGAAATACCGATTTGCTACCGTTGGCGCAAACGCTGTTATCCCTATCAGATGAGTTGACGCAGGCCTTGCTGCCGTCGATGCAGGATGCGAGCGACGTTGCGCAGCGCTGGCAGACTGCGCTTGAAGAATTGACGCCGAGTTCTCGCGAGCTACTGTCCGACGAGACCGAACTGGTCTGGTCAATCTGGAAAAGTCAGCTCGATGGCGACGATGCGCTTGCAGTGCGTTTTGGTCAAATGCTGCGATTTGCAGCGCAGGCCAACTCACCGTTAGCATGGATTAGTTCGGTCGAGCCGGAGCCGATGGAACGCGCATTTTTGCAGGCTTACGCACAATATCAGCCCGTTTTGCAGATTTCACTTGACTGGCGCGTTGACACTATCGCCTCGGCATATACCACTGCATGGCCGGAGTTGATTGATGTCGCGGCGACGCCCGAGAGCCAGCTTCCGACACCTCCGGACGACTTATTTGCGTCGGCAGAATTTAATGTTGCATTGCCGCCGGGTATCGCCCTATGCGCAGCGCAAAGTATCGAAGACGAGGCCGTGCAGGGTGCGCAGACGGTACTTGACTGGTTGCACGCAGGTAAAACGCAACTGGCGATCGTGGCGCAAGATCGTGTCGTTGCACGGCGGATACGTGCTTTGCTGGAACGGGCACAGGTTCACGTTGCTGATGAGACTGGCTGGAAGTTGTCGACCACGCGCGCGGCATCGGCTATCGCTGCCTGGTTTGATGTTGTCACCCAACGCGGTGAAACAACCGCGCTGCTGGATTTTTTGAAGTCGCCATTTGCATTGGCTGATATGCCTGATAAATCGGCGCAGGTAATGGCGGTCGAAATCGCACTGCGAAGGGCGAATGTACTGGGTGAATGGAATAGTGTCATTTATGCGCTGACTGATCTTCCTGACGCGCAAAAAATGGTTGCCACGCTGGCGCAGCAAGCGAACTTATATGCTGGCCGCAAAACGCTGCGCGGGTGGATCAATACGGGAACGGTGTTCGAGGTGCTCGGCATGACAAGTGCACTGAACGCTGATCCTGCCGGTCAACAGGTTTTGCAGATGCTGCAAAATATTGCTGGCATGGAGGATGATGAAGGAGGTGATGCCTTATTCTCATTTTCAGAATGGCGGGCATTGGTCAACCTGCAAATGGATGAGACCAGCTTCATCAGTCCCGCCATCGATCGACGCGTGGTGATGCTTCCACTGAACGGTGCGCGTTTGCGACACTTTGATGCGGTGTTGATGGTTGGTGCTGATAGCAGTCATCTTCCTTCGCAACCCCAGGAGACGCTGTTTTTTGCGAATACTGTCCGACGCGAGTTAAATCTGGCGACACGTGAAAGTCGTCAGCGCCAGCAAATGCGCGATGTAGCAGAGTTGCTGGCGATGAATCCGTTGGTTGTGTTGTCCTGGCAAGCGCATCAGGATGGCGAGCCAAATCCCGTAAGCCCGTGGATTGAGCGGCTGGAACTGACGCTGGCGCGGTCGGGTGCAGCGTCGTTACCGCGTCATCGGGCGCCGATTGTCGAGCGCAGTTTGCTCGAGATCCCGGCAGCGATGCCGGCACCAGTTGCTAGCGCGTTGCGTCCCACGCGTTTATCTTCTAGTGGCTACAACAGTTTCGTATCTTGCCCGTATCAATTTTTTGCGCAACGGATGTTGCGATTGACTTCCCTTGATGAACTTTCCGATATGCCGGAAAAGCGGGATTACGGCGGTTGGTTACATCAGATTTTGGAAACCTATCACGAAACAATTCGCGATGAGGCGATTGCCAATAACCATGATCAGCGGGTTGCTGTATTGGTCGATATATCGCAGCAATTATTCGACAAGGTGATTGCCAAAAATGCGGCGGCGCTCGGCTATTATGCACGTTGGCAGAAAGTGATTTCTGCCTACGTAATGTGGGCTAACGAGCGCGAAGCGAATGGGTGGAATTTTGTTTTTGGCGAACAGGCTTATGAAAAAATATTGCCATTGCGAACGGGCGAAATAACGTTACACGGACGCGTGGATCGGATTGATCAAAACGATGCTGGCGAACGCGCCGTGCTGGATTATAAATCGAATAGTATTGCCGTATTAAACAAGAAATTAAAAGACCATGAAGATCATCAATTGGCATTCTATGGTTTGTTATCAGACGTGTCGGTGGACGCCGCACATTACGTGGCACTTGAAATCACCAAGGACAAAATCGGTGATGTAGTGGCACAAGATTATGCACAGGCGCAAAAAATGTTGGAAGAGCATATTAAGGACACAATGCAGGCGATTTCCGATGGCGCACCAATGGTCGCCAATGGTGCCGAGTCGGTATGTCAGTATTGCGATGTACGTGGTTTGTGCCGCAAAGGGGCATGGTAA
- the trxA gene encoding thioredoxin TrxA has protein sequence MSENIKHITDASFELDVLKSDKPVLVDFWAEWCGPCKMIAPILEEVAKEYDGKILIAKMDVDANQAVPAKFGIRGIPTLILFKNGVAAAQKVGALAKGQLTSFIDSNI, from the coding sequence ATGAGCGAAAACATTAAACATATTACCGATGCATCCTTTGAACTAGATGTGCTTAAATCAGACAAACCCGTATTGGTCGATTTTTGGGCCGAATGGTGTGGTCCATGCAAAATGATTGCACCCATTCTGGAAGAAGTCGCCAAAGAATACGACGGCAAAATCCTGATCGCCAAGATGGACGTTGATGCCAATCAGGCAGTACCTGCCAAATTTGGTATTCGCGGTATTCCAACGTTGATTCTGTTCAAAAATGGTGTTGCCGCTGCTCAAAAGGTAGGCGCTTTAGCAAAAGGGCAGTTAACATCTTTCATCGATAGCAATATTTGA
- the rho gene encoding transcription termination factor Rho, producing MHLSELKALHVSALLEMAIGLDIDNAARLRKQELMFAILKKRAKSGEQIFGDGALEVLPDGFGFLRSPDASYMASTDDIYISPSQIRRFNLHTGDSIEGEVRTPKDGERYFALVKVDKVNGESPEASKHRILFENLTPLHPNKPLPLERDMRGEENITGRIIDMIAPIGKGQRGLLVASPKSGKSVMLQHIAHAITTNHPDTVMIVLLIDERPEEVTEMQRSVRGEVVASTFDEPATRHVQVAEMVLEKAKRLVEMKKDVVILLDSITRLARAYNTVIPASGKVLTGGVDANALQRPKRFFGAARNIEEGGSLTIIATALIETGSRMDDVIYEEFKGTGNMEVHLERRLAEKRVYPSINLNKSGTRREELLIKPDQLQKIWVLRKLLYSMDEIEAMEFILDKIKSTKTNLEFFDMMRRGN from the coding sequence ATGCATTTATCCGAATTAAAGGCGCTACACGTCTCAGCACTGCTAGAAATGGCAATTGGCCTAGACATTGATAACGCCGCGCGCTTGCGCAAACAAGAACTGATGTTCGCCATTTTGAAAAAACGCGCGAAATCAGGAGAACAAATTTTTGGCGATGGCGCGCTTGAAGTCCTGCCTGATGGCTTTGGCTTTCTGCGCTCGCCCGACGCCAGTTACATGGCGTCCACTGACGACATTTATATCTCGCCCTCACAAATCCGCCGTTTCAATTTACACACCGGCGATTCGATTGAAGGCGAGGTCCGCACACCGAAAGATGGCGAACGCTATTTCGCACTGGTCAAAGTTGACAAGGTCAACGGCGAATCACCAGAAGCGTCGAAACACCGCATTCTGTTTGAAAACCTGACGCCACTGCATCCGAACAAGCCACTTCCGCTAGAGCGCGATATGCGCGGTGAAGAAAACATTACGGGTCGCATCATCGATATGATCGCGCCTATCGGTAAAGGCCAACGCGGTTTGTTGGTGGCATCGCCAAAATCCGGTAAATCGGTCATGCTGCAACACATTGCGCATGCGATTACGACCAACCATCCCGACACTGTGATGATCGTCTTGCTGATCGACGAGCGTCCTGAAGAAGTGACCGAAATGCAGCGCTCAGTGCGCGGTGAAGTCGTCGCGTCGACTTTCGATGAACCCGCAACTCGCCACGTTCAGGTTGCTGAAATGGTGCTTGAAAAAGCCAAGCGCCTCGTTGAGATGAAAAAAGACGTTGTGATTCTGCTGGATTCGATCACCCGTCTGGCCCGTGCTTACAATACCGTGATCCCTGCTTCCGGCAAGGTATTGACCGGTGGTGTTGATGCAAATGCACTACAACGTCCAAAACGTTTCTTTGGCGCGGCCCGTAACATCGAAGAAGGCGGCTCGCTGACCATCATCGCAACGGCGCTTATCGAAACCGGTAGCCGCATGGATGACGTGATTTACGAAGAGTTCAAAGGTACCGGTAACATGGAGGTCCACCTTGAGCGTCGCCTTGCAGAAAAACGCGTTTATCCGTCGATTAATCTGAACAAATCCGGCACCCGCCGTGAAGAATTGCTAATCAAGCCAGATCAGCTGCAAAAAATCTGGGTATTGCGCAAGTTGCTGTATAGCATGGATGAAATCGAAGCGATGGAATTCATCCTCGACAAAATCAAATCAACGAAGACCAATCTGGAATTCTTCGACATGATGCGACGCGGTAACTAA